A section of the Candidatus Eisenbacteria bacterium genome encodes:
- the prsK gene encoding XrtA/PEP-CTERM system histidine kinase PrsK, whose translation MNITLSPIQLAVVTASAMLAAAIGVLATLRRGHWLVTLLFSSAFLSMAAFQAGTLGILHAEGAASARVWATYLAGASALASWLWLCLSVVLARPQPIHQLRQAVAYLALALAGCVTLFFVAGTRYVVNRVQGLGSEAVIVLGGMGKIYLMYLVVVMVAVLMNLESMLRTAPASAQRRLRALFVAFVIGILSELLMVSAGLLYGSIRVEWMVASAVPMFVAGVITALALARQRLSDMSVPVARPVIYYSSVSLTLAGAFLLTMAVLSKVLPVLSPEWKRSVSLAFYALVGGGGLVLIFSPRANRLVKRFVDRNFYANRYDYRREWERVSRGIAPTGRLEDIGRQIETLLRNVFDTERIAIHLRDDLVGGFHLVHPAPGSPLHAVAPSVRVDNPIVAEIERSRAPLVFRDLAQDLELIPVVAENRPLVQALNAAVCAPLHTGDQLVGLLWLSEKRTDDEYSFEDAEFLGAMSRQLAAALWFARLGEQLAETRQLESLHRLSTFVLHDIKNQVSGLSLVVENARRHLTDPEFQRDAMQVVERTVQNLRQLMSHVAGVARPTVIRPDEVQVRKIVDDAMTQSGLAEGDNGGIRVRVRCGQDLRVVADHGLIVRVLINLLTNAREAVQGTGEIEIGAATEPGDRNGGRRLTLSVKDSGAGMTEEFVRQSLFRPFATTKASGLGIGLMQSKAIVEAHGGTIRVESRPGSGTRFEVSLPERPNGTPSGGH comes from the coding sequence ATGAACATCACGCTGTCACCCATCCAGCTCGCGGTCGTGACCGCCAGCGCCATGCTGGCCGCCGCCATCGGCGTGCTCGCGACCCTGCGGCGGGGACACTGGCTGGTGACGCTGCTGTTCTCGTCGGCGTTCCTGTCCATGGCCGCCTTCCAGGCCGGGACGCTCGGCATTCTGCACGCCGAAGGCGCGGCGAGCGCCCGGGTGTGGGCCACGTACCTCGCGGGAGCCTCGGCGCTGGCCTCCTGGCTCTGGCTCTGCCTGAGCGTGGTGCTGGCCCGGCCTCAACCCATCCATCAGCTCCGTCAGGCCGTCGCCTACCTGGCGCTGGCCCTGGCGGGCTGCGTGACGCTCTTCTTCGTCGCCGGCACGCGCTACGTCGTCAATCGGGTCCAGGGGCTCGGGTCCGAGGCGGTCATCGTGCTCGGCGGCATGGGCAAGATCTACCTGATGTACCTGGTGGTCGTGATGGTCGCGGTGCTCATGAACCTCGAGAGCATGCTGCGGACCGCTCCCGCCAGCGCCCAGCGGCGTCTGCGCGCGCTGTTCGTCGCCTTCGTGATCGGGATCCTGTCGGAGCTGCTGATGGTCTCGGCCGGTCTGCTCTACGGCAGCATCCGGGTGGAGTGGATGGTCGCCAGCGCGGTGCCGATGTTCGTGGCCGGCGTGATCACCGCGCTCGCGCTCGCGCGGCAGAGGCTGTCCGACATGTCGGTGCCGGTGGCACGTCCGGTCATCTACTACTCCTCGGTGTCGCTGACGCTGGCCGGCGCGTTCCTGCTGACCATGGCGGTGCTGTCCAAGGTGCTGCCGGTGCTGTCGCCGGAGTGGAAGCGCTCGGTGAGCCTGGCCTTCTATGCGCTGGTCGGCGGCGGCGGCCTGGTGCTCATCTTCAGTCCCCGCGCCAACCGCCTCGTGAAGCGATTCGTGGACCGGAACTTCTACGCCAACCGCTACGACTACCGGCGCGAGTGGGAGCGAGTCAGCCGCGGGATCGCGCCGACCGGGCGCCTGGAGGACATCGGCCGCCAGATCGAGACGCTGCTGCGCAACGTCTTCGACACCGAGCGGATCGCGATCCACCTGCGCGACGACCTGGTGGGAGGATTCCACCTGGTTCATCCCGCGCCGGGCAGCCCGCTGCACGCGGTGGCGCCCAGCGTGCGCGTGGACAATCCCATCGTCGCCGAGATCGAGCGCTCGCGCGCCCCGCTCGTCTTCCGCGATCTCGCCCAGGACCTCGAGCTGATCCCCGTGGTGGCCGAGAACCGTCCGCTGGTCCAGGCGCTGAACGCCGCCGTGTGCGCGCCGCTCCATACCGGCGATCAGCTGGTGGGACTCTTGTGGCTGTCGGAGAAGCGCACCGACGACGAGTACTCGTTCGAGGACGCCGAGTTCCTGGGCGCGATGTCGAGGCAGCTGGCGGCGGCCCTGTGGTTTGCTCGGCTCGGCGAGCAGCTGGCGGAGACGCGCCAGCTCGAATCGCTGCACCGCCTGTCGACGTTCGTGCTCCACGACATCAAGAACCAGGTCTCCGGTCTCTCGCTCGTCGTCGAGAACGCGCGCCGGCACCTGACCGATCCCGAATTCCAGCGCGATGCGATGCAGGTGGTGGAGCGTACGGTCCAGAACCTGAGGCAGCTCATGAGTCACGTCGCGGGCGTGGCGCGGCCCACGGTGATTCGCCCCGACGAAGTCCAGGTGCGCAAGATCGTCGACGACGCGATGACGCAGTCGGGGCTCGCGGAAGGCGACAACGGCGGCATTCGCGTCCGGGTGCGGTGCGGGCAGGATCTGCGCGTGGTGGCCGATCATGGACTGATCGTGCGCGTGCTCATCAATCTGCTGACCAACGCGCGCGAGGCGGTCCAGGGAACGGGAGAGATCGAGATCGGCGCCGCCACCGAGCCGGGAGACCGAAACGGGGGCCGGCGGCTGACGCTCAGCGTGAAGGACAGCGGCGCGGGAATGACCGAGGAATTCGTCCGCCAGTCCTTGTTCCGGCCATTCGCCACCACCAAGGCGTCGGGC
- a CDS encoding EpsI family protein, whose amino-acid sequence MSRLLVTLALLVATAWYVVAHPPANLAIGKGALAACPTQFGPWNGTELSFENAVVENLDADDLLVRRYARGEDVVWLCVVYHQRRRYGAHDPRLCYESQGYVLDPERRIRLAETTGPTLEVNRFVAEKPRDRRVVYYWWTTRGLSTADAGAFRNRMALSGALEDVSWGAFVRVEAQVRDDEGAADRMAVDFARRVAGALPAVFASADPALGTAR is encoded by the coding sequence GTGAGCCGGCTCCTGGTCACACTCGCGCTGCTCGTGGCGACGGCGTGGTACGTCGTGGCTCACCCGCCTGCGAATCTCGCAATCGGCAAGGGCGCCTTGGCGGCCTGCCCCACGCAGTTCGGGCCATGGAACGGGACCGAGCTGTCATTCGAGAACGCGGTGGTCGAGAACCTCGATGCGGACGACTTGCTGGTGCGACGCTACGCGCGCGGCGAGGACGTCGTGTGGCTTTGCGTCGTCTATCACCAGCGGCGCCGCTACGGGGCGCACGATCCACGGTTGTGCTACGAGTCGCAAGGCTACGTGCTCGATCCCGAACGCCGCATCCGGCTCGCCGAGACCACGGGTCCGACCCTCGAGGTCAATCGGTTCGTGGCGGAGAAGCCGCGTGACCGTCGCGTCGTCTACTACTGGTGGACGACTCGCGGGCTCTCGACCGCGGACGCCGGCGCGTTTCGAAACCGCATGGCCCTGAGCGGAGCGCTCGAGGATGTGTCCTGGGGAGCGTTCGTGAGAGTCGAGGCTCAGGTCCGGGACGACGAGGGCGCCGCCGACCGCATGGCCGTGGACTTCGCTCGCCGCGTCGCGGGCGCGCTGCCGGCGGTCTTCGCTTCCGCCGATCCGGCTCTTGGCACGGCGCGATGA
- a CDS encoding exosortase/archaeosortase family protein yields MTVDVLQASRPARARTAHLVAALAIALAIGVVYHRTAGALWQAWQSDDNYSHGPLVPLVSAALAWRARRNFEAAPSGTDARGLWLIALACSLQVLGIRADVLALQCYSMLIMVFGLSLAFLGPARTRVLLFPLGYLVFMMIFPPFVVTQLSYALKEFTVALATRMAETCGVLLQRSGMTLFLSGGPVRIENPCSGLRSLVALLATGAVFAYLQPGGIARRGVLFLSAVPLAMLGNALRIAAILVVGHYAGVDRATGAFHDQSGYWVYALALAGLLVIRNALMPRGARDMAREAAT; encoded by the coding sequence GTGACCGTCGACGTCCTCCAGGCGTCACGACCGGCGCGCGCCCGGACGGCTCACCTGGTGGCGGCGCTCGCGATCGCGCTCGCGATCGGGGTCGTGTACCACCGCACCGCGGGGGCGCTCTGGCAGGCGTGGCAGTCGGACGATAACTACTCGCACGGGCCGCTGGTTCCCCTGGTTTCAGCGGCTCTGGCGTGGAGAGCCCGGAGAAACTTCGAGGCGGCGCCTTCGGGAACCGACGCCCGCGGTCTGTGGCTGATCGCGCTCGCTTGCTCGCTTCAGGTCCTCGGCATTCGCGCCGACGTGCTGGCGCTCCAGTGCTACTCGATGCTGATCATGGTGTTCGGTCTCTCGCTGGCCTTTCTCGGTCCGGCCCGCACGCGGGTGCTCCTGTTCCCGCTCGGTTACCTGGTCTTCATGATGATCTTTCCGCCCTTCGTGGTGACCCAGCTGAGCTACGCGCTCAAGGAGTTCACGGTGGCGCTCGCCACGCGCATGGCCGAAACCTGCGGCGTGCTGCTGCAGCGGAGCGGCATGACGCTGTTCCTGAGCGGGGGCCCTGTGCGCATCGAGAATCCATGCAGCGGCCTGCGCTCGTTGGTGGCGCTGCTGGCCACCGGCGCGGTGTTCGCCTACCTGCAGCCGGGCGGCATCGCGCGGCGCGGGGTCCTGTTCCTCTCCGCCGTCCCGCTGGCCATGCTGGGCAACGCGCTGCGGATCGCCGCGATCCTCGTCGTCGGGCATTACGCCGGCGTCGACCGCGCGACGGGCGCCTTCCACGACCAGTCCGGATACTGGGTCTACGCGCTCGCGCTGGCGGGACTCCTCGTCATCCGAAACGCCCTCATGCCGCGCGGCGCTCGAGACATGGCTCGAGAGGCGGCAACGTGA
- a CDS encoding methyltransferase, which produces MRERTPVPESEVRARFERFQRWTIEVEYPAREQFLSGPVLDAFADYYRKLPAPGDEAAIRHWLQGTWRADSGWVSRWLGRRPNPAVLDAGSGFGTFAMLYAAVGADVTAVDLRPDRLEGAERRLEFYRRSTGEALRVHNQRADLTREWDREYDLVWVYNALSHIDPLDPFLAATRKHLKPGGVLVVGDINGAHPGHLARLAKLRQEVHQEYVAPDGQRHTYAVERTFPPEEMREVMIRNGLRVVHHELYWRGMAALPDLLYGGILRPLQTRWTLGRRIARRQLIVATRDREDQ; this is translated from the coding sequence GTGCGCGAACGAACGCCGGTTCCGGAGTCCGAGGTGCGGGCTCGATTCGAGCGCTTCCAGCGCTGGACCATCGAGGTCGAGTATCCGGCTCGCGAGCAATTCCTGAGCGGTCCCGTCCTCGACGCCTTCGCCGATTACTACCGCAAGCTGCCGGCGCCCGGCGACGAGGCCGCCATTCGGCATTGGCTGCAGGGCACCTGGCGCGCCGACTCCGGCTGGGTGTCGCGCTGGCTCGGACGGCGCCCCAATCCCGCCGTGCTCGACGCGGGCTCCGGCTTCGGGACGTTCGCCATGCTCTACGCCGCGGTCGGTGCCGACGTGACGGCCGTGGATCTTCGCCCCGACCGGCTCGAGGGCGCCGAGCGGCGGCTCGAGTTCTACCGGCGGTCGACGGGGGAGGCGCTGCGGGTTCACAACCAGCGCGCGGATCTCACCCGTGAGTGGGACCGCGAGTACGACCTGGTGTGGGTGTACAACGCCCTCTCTCACATCGATCCGCTCGATCCCTTCCTGGCCGCCACCCGGAAGCACCTGAAGCCAGGCGGGGTGCTGGTCGTCGGCGACATCAACGGCGCGCATCCTGGGCACCTCGCGCGTCTGGCCAAGCTGCGCCAGGAAGTGCACCAGGAGTACGTGGCGCCGGACGGCCAGCGCCACACCTACGCGGTGGAACGCACGTTTCCCCCGGAGGAGATGCGCGAGGTCATGATTCGTAACGGCCTGCGGGTCGTGCATCACGAGCTCTACTGGCGCGGCATGGCGGCCCTGCCCGACCTGCTGTACGGCGGCATCCTGCGTCCCCTCCAGACCCGCTGGACGCTCGGCCGCCGGATCGCGCGCCGGCAGCTCATCGTGGCGACTCGAGACCGAGAAGACCAGTGA
- a CDS encoding CapA family protein: MRLLEPRGRVRLSVAALGDVGLVGSARARARREGVDAAFSALVPGLAKADLRFANLEMPFGEADWVQPGRTAEFWQDDAVASGLSRAGVQVVSVANNHLMDCGTRGMLRTLDACRAAGLATVGAGVDLAAARAPARLEVRGQRVVVLAYAATHGDAARAGHPGVAPLDIDLIREDMKHWRPEADVLIVSAHWGTMYVDYPPPRVIELARAIERQGADLILGHHPHVIQGFQRHGRCLTLFSLGESAFNSRSGDFHATLASELRREAAVFSASLAEEPGLDIEPLWLDTDGFPTPADAATAERIRERILRISARIEEASERYHSESAPQVVGYELEKLGHYVRQGRLDKIVRMIGTFRPRHVPMLWHAVRRGARSR, from the coding sequence GTGCGACTTCTTGAGCCGCGCGGCCGGGTGCGCTTGAGCGTTGCCGCGCTGGGCGACGTCGGGCTGGTGGGAAGCGCGCGTGCGCGCGCCCGGCGCGAGGGCGTGGACGCGGCGTTCTCCGCGCTGGTTCCGGGCCTCGCGAAGGCGGATCTGAGATTCGCGAACCTCGAGATGCCGTTCGGAGAAGCGGACTGGGTGCAGCCTGGGCGCACCGCCGAGTTCTGGCAGGACGACGCGGTGGCGTCAGGACTGTCTCGTGCCGGAGTTCAAGTGGTCTCGGTCGCCAACAACCACCTCATGGACTGCGGAACCCGCGGGATGCTCCGCACGCTCGACGCGTGCCGCGCGGCGGGGCTGGCCACGGTGGGTGCGGGCGTGGATCTGGCCGCCGCGCGCGCTCCGGCGCGTCTCGAGGTGCGCGGGCAGCGCGTGGTCGTGCTGGCGTACGCGGCCACGCACGGAGACGCGGCGCGCGCGGGGCATCCCGGGGTCGCGCCGCTCGATATCGACCTGATCCGCGAGGACATGAAGCACTGGCGTCCCGAGGCCGACGTGCTGATCGTGAGCGCCCACTGGGGAACCATGTACGTCGACTATCCGCCGCCGCGGGTGATCGAGCTGGCGCGCGCCATCGAGCGGCAAGGCGCGGATCTGATCCTCGGCCATCATCCGCACGTGATCCAGGGATTCCAGCGTCACGGCCGCTGCTTGACGCTGTTCAGTCTCGGCGAATCGGCGTTCAACTCCCGCTCCGGCGACTTCCACGCCACGCTGGCGTCGGAGCTGCGCCGCGAGGCGGCGGTTTTCAGCGCCTCGCTCGCCGAGGAGCCGGGGCTCGACATCGAGCCTCTGTGGCTGGATACGGACGGCTTTCCGACTCCGGCCGACGCGGCGACCGCGGAGCGCATCCGCGAGCGGATCCTGCGCATCAGCGCGCGGATCGAGGAAGCTTCCGAGCGCTATCACTCCGAGTCGGCGCCGCAGGTCGTGGGATACGAGCTGGAGAAGCTCGGCCATTACGTGCGCCAGGGCCGGCTCGACAAGATCGTTCGCATGATCGGGACATTCCGGCCGCGGCACGTGCCGATGTTGTGGCATGCCGTGCGTCGCGGGGCGAGGTCTCGGTGA
- a CDS encoding glycosyltransferase, whose protein sequence is MRVLHLIESMGHGGAEWLIVEHVRHAGSGVESLVCAINRGGAALEAAAALGARTFVLDKSDRRLETVHRLVRLLRDERIDVINGHNPVGGLYAALASVGWRGPVVFRTEHSIHYRGRHSAVYPLLEILSTAVTRRVVCVCQAVLESHVRRMPWAARRFVTVANGISSAPHTRPRDAVRQELGIAPEERIALSVGSLTPAKAQHVLIDAFARASRGMPDARLWLAGEGALRPALEEQIRRQDLEGRVRLLGARSDTAALMSACDVFVLSSVREGLPVTALEAMRAGRPVIATTAGGSAEATEDGVTGRIVPMRDAAALAGALVEVLGDPAVAARMGRAGQERWARLFTAERMVRETEALYREACERARRSVPTRTLGGHRATS, encoded by the coding sequence ATGAGAGTCCTCCACCTCATCGAGTCGATGGGTCACGGCGGCGCCGAATGGCTGATCGTCGAGCACGTGCGTCATGCCGGGTCCGGCGTCGAGTCGCTGGTGTGCGCCATCAATCGCGGCGGCGCGGCGCTGGAAGCGGCCGCCGCGCTGGGAGCGCGGACGTTCGTGCTGGACAAGTCCGATCGCCGGCTCGAGACGGTGCACCGTCTGGTCCGCCTGCTTCGCGACGAGCGCATCGACGTGATCAACGGGCACAACCCGGTCGGCGGTCTCTACGCGGCGCTCGCCTCCGTCGGTTGGCGCGGACCCGTGGTGTTCCGGACCGAGCACAGCATTCACTATCGCGGCCGCCATTCGGCGGTGTATCCGCTTCTCGAAATCCTGTCGACCGCAGTCACGCGACGCGTGGTGTGCGTGTGCCAGGCAGTGCTGGAGAGTCACGTACGCCGCATGCCCTGGGCGGCGCGGCGCTTCGTCACCGTGGCCAACGGCATCTCGTCTGCACCGCACACCCGCCCGCGTGACGCGGTCCGGCAGGAGCTCGGAATCGCACCGGAGGAACGTATCGCGCTCAGCGTCGGCAGCCTGACGCCGGCCAAGGCGCAGCACGTCCTCATCGACGCCTTCGCCCGCGCCAGCAGGGGGATGCCGGACGCCCGGCTGTGGCTCGCCGGCGAGGGGGCGCTCCGCCCGGCGCTCGAGGAGCAGATTCGGCGGCAGGACCTCGAAGGCCGGGTGCGGCTGCTGGGCGCCCGCTCGGACACGGCGGCTCTGATGAGCGCCTGCGACGTCTTCGTTCTCTCCTCGGTGCGCGAGGGACTGCCGGTGACCGCGCTGGAAGCCATGCGGGCCGGGCGCCCGGTGATTGCCACCACCGCCGGAGGAAGCGCCGAAGCGACCGAAGACGGCGTCACCGGCCGCATCGTTCCGATGCGTGACGCGGCTGCGCTGGCGGGCGCGCTGGTGGAAGTGCTGGGTGATCCCGCCGTGGCCGCGCGCATGGGCCGCGCCGGCCAGGAGCGCTGGGCGCGGCTCTTCACCGCCGAGCGCATGGTGCGCGAAACCGAGGCGCTGTATCGCGAGGCGTGCGAGCGCGCGCGGCGCAGCGTGCCGACGCGGACCCTGGGAGGCCATCGTGCGACTTCTTGA
- a CDS encoding glycosyltransferase family 4 protein: MRSVAVVTTAFPTAAFFVEADVKRLHERGVRVQVFALRSPRGRSWQPEHESLLPLTRWVGSPLHPSAWIALLMWLLRKPHVLLPEWLAQLWASRRSRYALMGHVGYLPAAARIARLVEQGDFDCVHAAWAHFPGSVAYLVSRLTGRRFSMSAHAGSDLYRTQAFLKEKLRAARFTSACVRRNAEMLRDLGGPEARVECVYHGVDLRRFDGRKTRDPDPLLITVGRLAPAKGYDVAIRALTLLAARGLRPRLTLVGEGPERGRLESLVRESGLGEQVTFAGELPQGELVGLYARAWLLLAPSRVLSNGRRDGIPNVTVEAMAMGVPVLGTYAGGLDEAVVPGETGGLVAPDDPQAFADQLERLLADPGALDRMGERARQRAHGDFDARRNFERLFELLEGAPTTERRLGGAA, from the coding sequence GTGAGATCGGTGGCGGTGGTGACGACCGCCTTCCCGACCGCGGCGTTCTTCGTCGAGGCGGACGTGAAGCGCCTCCACGAGCGCGGCGTGAGGGTCCAGGTGTTCGCGCTGCGCAGCCCGCGCGGCCGCTCGTGGCAGCCCGAGCACGAATCGCTCCTGCCGCTCACCCGCTGGGTGGGCTCGCCGCTCCATCCGTCGGCGTGGATCGCGCTGCTCATGTGGCTCCTGCGCAAGCCGCACGTGCTGCTGCCCGAGTGGCTCGCTCAGCTCTGGGCCTCGCGCCGCAGCCGATACGCCCTCATGGGCCACGTGGGCTACCTGCCGGCCGCCGCGCGGATCGCGCGCCTGGTCGAACAGGGTGACTTCGACTGCGTGCATGCCGCCTGGGCCCACTTCCCCGGCAGCGTCGCCTATCTCGTCTCGCGGCTCACCGGGCGGCGCTTCAGCATGTCGGCCCATGCGGGCTCGGATCTCTATCGCACCCAGGCGTTCCTCAAGGAGAAACTGCGCGCAGCGCGGTTCACTTCGGCGTGCGTGCGACGGAATGCCGAGATGCTGCGTGACCTCGGTGGTCCCGAAGCCCGCGTCGAGTGCGTCTATCACGGCGTGGACCTGCGGCGATTCGACGGCAGGAAGACGCGTGATCCCGATCCCTTGCTCATCACCGTGGGCCGCCTGGCTCCGGCCAAGGGCTACGACGTGGCGATTCGCGCGCTCACGCTGCTCGCAGCGCGCGGGTTGCGGCCGCGACTGACGCTGGTCGGCGAGGGGCCCGAGCGGGGGCGCCTCGAATCGCTGGTTCGAGAAAGCGGCCTGGGCGAGCAGGTGACGTTCGCGGGCGAGCTGCCGCAGGGCGAGCTGGTCGGTCTCTACGCCCGCGCCTGGCTGCTGCTGGCGCCGAGCCGCGTGCTGTCGAACGGACGGCGAGACGGCATTCCCAACGTCACGGTGGAGGCCATGGCCATGGGCGTCCCGGTGCTCGGCACGTACGCCGGCGGCCTCGATGAAGCCGTGGTCCCGGGCGAGACCGGCGGGCTGGTCGCACCCGACGATCCTCAGGCGTTCGCGGATCAGCTGGAACGGCTGCTCGCGGACCCCGGCGCGCTGGATCGAATGGGTGAGCGGGCTCGTCAGCGCGCGCATGGCGACTTCGATGCTCGCCGCAACTTCGAGCGGCTGTTCGAGCTGCTCGAAGGCGCCCCGACGACGGAGCGCCGGCTGGGAGGCGCGGCATGA
- a CDS encoding glycosyltransferase, producing MSRVRVLYVVGNFVAGGAERHLLELWRRIDRERFDLEIAVFRSEGQFAGEVEALGWPVHDLGVPATIYAPSGWRGFMRLLHRVLAFRPDVIQGYLFGPNLFAALAGRLCGVPVVVISKRNIDAFETPRQVAAQRLAHRLATHVVAVSVAVGETSVALGARRERVTVIPNGVDVERFAGASPDPAVRGENGMPVVGSVGCLAARKDYPNLLEALSMLDQRGHRFRAVVIGEGKERAALERQVEELGLRERVRFLGERPDVERLLPGMDVFVLSSREEGIPNALLEAMAAGRPSVATAVGGTPEVMKDGETGWLVPPRDSAALARALEAALQDPAEAARRGAAAQRAVRDHMSIESMVERHERFYAAAVAGAEER from the coding sequence GTGAGCCGAGTGCGCGTGCTGTACGTCGTGGGCAACTTCGTCGCCGGAGGCGCGGAGCGTCATCTGCTCGAGCTGTGGCGGCGGATCGACCGCGAGCGCTTCGACCTCGAGATCGCCGTTTTCCGCAGCGAAGGCCAATTCGCGGGCGAAGTCGAGGCGCTGGGCTGGCCCGTCCACGACCTGGGAGTGCCCGCAACCATCTACGCGCCGAGCGGCTGGCGAGGCTTCATGCGGCTGTTGCATCGGGTGCTGGCCTTCCGGCCCGACGTGATCCAGGGCTATCTCTTCGGCCCCAATCTGTTCGCCGCGCTCGCCGGCCGGCTGTGCGGCGTGCCGGTGGTGGTCATCTCCAAGCGCAACATCGACGCGTTCGAGACTCCGCGCCAGGTGGCGGCGCAACGTCTCGCTCACCGGCTGGCGACGCACGTGGTGGCCGTGAGCGTCGCGGTGGGTGAAACCTCGGTGGCGCTCGGGGCGCGGCGCGAGCGCGTGACCGTGATTCCCAACGGCGTCGACGTCGAGCGCTTCGCCGGAGCGAGTCCGGATCCGGCCGTGCGCGGCGAGAACGGCATGCCGGTCGTGGGCAGCGTCGGCTGCCTGGCCGCTCGCAAGGACTACCCCAACCTGCTCGAGGCCTTGTCGATGCTCGACCAGCGAGGTCACCGATTCCGCGCCGTCGTGATCGGCGAGGGAAAGGAGCGCGCGGCGCTCGAGCGTCAGGTCGAGGAGCTCGGTCTGCGAGAGCGTGTGCGCTTCCTGGGGGAGCGTCCCGACGTCGAGCGGCTCCTGCCCGGAATGGACGTTTTCGTGCTCTCCTCCCGGGAGGAAGGCATTCCCAACGCGCTGCTCGAAGCGATGGCCGCGGGGCGTCCATCGGTGGCCACGGCCGTCGGCGGAACTCCGGAAGTGATGAAAGACGGAGAGACCGGTTGGCTCGTCCCTCCGCGCGACTCGGCCGCGCTGGCGAGGGCGCTCGAGGCCGCCCTCCAGGACCCCGCCGAAGCGGCGCGGCGCGGCGCCGCCGCCCAGCGAGCGGTGCGCGACCACATGAGCATCGAGTCGATGGTCGAGCGACACGAGCGCTTCTATGCGGCCGCGGTGGCCGGCGCGGAGGAACGGTGA
- a CDS encoding polysaccharide deacetylase family protein, with protein MNGRAVRWLWSLVRPSRNGGDREPRLTIVRHHRVYLDGQRPLYRLGVSESVLRQQVALLRSLGLGPLSVTEGLERLEAGRPGHWVAMTFDDGYADNVERALPILTAAGGSATFYLTAGLMEARRAPWWDRVAHALEHAQRRDLDWRCEGHAVRESLHDPAGRRRALAGVLRHLRVGPAEQHQRIASLRAALLVESEAPCELATWDQARALVENRMELGAHTLTHPFLDRLDKAEQWREIGASVGLIEAHLGVRVEGLAYPGGAFNADSVEAANGCGLRHAVTTVAGDNAKDSPRFELKRRGFDEGMCLGPDGRFSRRLARAELEGAFDALRRARQEAVA; from the coding sequence ATGAACGGTCGCGCCGTGCGCTGGCTCTGGAGCCTGGTGAGGCCGTCCCGCAACGGCGGAGACCGTGAGCCCCGCCTCACCATCGTTCGCCACCATCGCGTCTACCTGGACGGCCAGCGTCCGCTCTATCGGCTGGGGGTGAGCGAGTCGGTGCTGCGGCAGCAGGTGGCGTTGCTGCGCTCGCTGGGTCTCGGCCCGCTCAGCGTGACCGAGGGCCTGGAGCGATTGGAGGCCGGGCGTCCGGGTCACTGGGTGGCGATGACCTTCGACGACGGCTACGCGGACAATGTCGAGCGGGCGCTGCCGATCCTCACGGCCGCCGGCGGGAGCGCCACCTTCTACCTGACCGCGGGCCTGATGGAAGCGCGCCGCGCCCCTTGGTGGGATCGCGTGGCCCATGCGCTCGAGCACGCTCAGAGGAGAGATCTCGACTGGCGGTGCGAGGGACACGCGGTGCGGGAGTCGCTGCACGATCCCGCCGGGCGGCGCCGAGCCCTGGCCGGCGTGCTGCGTCACCTGCGCGTCGGTCCCGCCGAGCAGCACCAGCGCATCGCGTCGCTGCGGGCGGCGCTGCTCGTGGAGTCGGAAGCGCCGTGCGAGCTCGCGACCTGGGACCAGGCCAGAGCACTCGTCGAGAACCGCATGGAGCTGGGCGCGCACACCCTGACCCATCCCTTCCTCGACCGACTCGACAAGGCCGAGCAATGGCGCGAGATCGGGGCCTCGGTGGGATTGATCGAGGCGCATCTCGGAGTGCGGGTCGAGGGGCTCGCCTATCCGGGCGGAGCGTTCAATGCGGATTCGGTCGAGGCCGCGAACGGTTGCGGACTCCGTCATGCGGTCACCACGGTCGCCGGTGACAACGCCAAGGACTCGCCGCGCTTCGAGCTCAAGCGTCGCGGATTCGACGAGGGCATGTGCCTCGGCCCCGACGGGCGGTTCTCCCGGCGACTGGCGCGCGCCGAGCTCGAAGGGGCGTTCGACGCACTGCGCCGCGCGCGGCAGGAGGCCGTGGCGTGA